One window of Henckelia pumila isolate YLH828 unplaced genomic scaffold, ASM3356847v2 CTG_525:::fragment_3, whole genome shotgun sequence genomic DNA carries:
- the LOC140873191 gene encoding putative methyltransferase At1g22800, mitochondrial isoform X2 — protein sequence MDCGTCDCKRTFPTTLCMGGSLEAITRLLPGCGGIKKLIMMDTSHDMVKLCKKSEQELSNKNIETSFIVADEEFLPMKEGSLDLVISSLGLHWTNDLPGAMIQSRLALKPDGLFLAAILGGETLRELRIACTISQMEREGGISPRLSPLAQVRDAGNLLTRAGFTLPGVDVDEYTVRYNSALELIEHLRSMGETNALLQRSKILKRETALAVAAVYESMFAADDGTVPATFQVIYMTGWREHTSQQKPKRRGSATISFGDIQKQFGGQS from the exons ATGGATTGCGGAACATGT GATTGTAAAAGGACATTTCCCACAACATTATGTATGGGGGGTTCCTTGGAAGCAATTACGCGGCTGTTGCCTGGGTGTG GTGGTATCAAAAAGCTAATAATGATGGATACTTCACATGACATGGTGAAATTGTGTAAAAAGAGTGAACAAGAATTGTCAAACAAAAATATTGAGACCTCATTCATTGTTGCTGATGAAGAGTTTTTGCCAATGAAGGAAGG TTCTCTGGACCTGGTTATCAGTAGCTTGGGACTTCATTGGACAAATGATCTTCCTGGAGCAATGATTCAG AGTAGATTGGCACTAAAGCCCGATGGCCTATTTCTGGCTGCCATTCTTGGCGGGGAAACTCTGAG GGAGTTGAGAATAGCATGCACTATTTCACAAATGGAACGCGAGGGAGGCATTAGTCCACGGTTATCGCCTCTGGCACAA GTGCGTGATGCTGGGAATCTTTTGACCAGGGCTGGCTTTACTCTTCCTGGTGTTGATGTTGATGAATACACTGTGAGATATAACAGTG CTCTGGAGTTGATAGAGCATCTTCGTTCTATGGGTGAAACCAATGCTTTATTACAAAGAAGCAAA ATATTGAAGAGAGAAACGGCCCTGGCAGTGGCAGCTGTGTATGAGTCAATGTTTGCTGCCGACGATGGTACTGTTCCGGCAACATTCCAG GTGATATACATGACAGGGTGGAGGGAACACACTTCCCAACAGAAACCAAAGAGGAGAGGATCCGCCACCATATCCTTCGGCGACATCCAAAAGCAATTCGGTGGACAGAGTTAG
- the LOC140873320 gene encoding E3 ubiquitin-protein ligase RZF1-like, whose protein sequence is MSSERGTHWCHSCGEPVTLGSQMVVCPNCNGGFIQELDETISMSPEEHTQRPRFLETISNFLRQQMSVRGGSISHIRGITERGSQNANPWNTVLVFSGDMPVRMPGGGGVLEFLNEAIGFRQDNGGDYYIGPGVEEYMDHVTRDDQRPPPPASRSVIAALPTVKISKKHVRSDSMCAVCKETFELGSQARKLPCKHIYHADCIVPWLEQRSSCPVCRQELNGQNSSSCNRSRGQGSSSSDGRSGNRGRGRRWSFLWPFGSSRSNSHQNETAEPSSVPYHQDDNHTGYPHWPFEY, encoded by the coding sequence ATGTCAAGTGAAAGGGGCACCCATTGGTGTCATAGTTGTGGGGAACCAGTGACCCTGGGAAGTCAAATGGTGGTGTGTCCCAATTGTAATGGAGGTTTTATTCAAGAACTTGATGAAACAATAAGCATGTCTCCCGAAGAACACACCCAAAGACCAAGATTCTTGGAAACCATCTCGAATTTTCTCAGGCAGCAGATGTCTGTTAGAGGCGGCAGCATATCTCATATCCGAGGGATAACTGAGCGGGGCTCTCAAAATGCCAATCCTTGGAACACGGTCCTTGTTTTCAGCGGTGACATGCCAGTCAGGATGCCTGGCGGTGGCGGAGTTCTAGAGTTTCTTAACGAAGCTATTGGATTCAGACAAGACAATGGAGGTGATTACTATATTGGACCCGGAGTGGAAGAGTATATGGATCATGTCACACGAGATGATCAACGCCCCCCTCCCCCAGCTTCAAGATCTGTGATCGCGGCCTTACCAACAGTCAAGATTTCAAAAAAACATGTTCGTTCAGATTCAATGTGTGCCGTTTGTAAAGAGACATTCGAACTGGGTTCTCAGGCAAGAAAACTTCCCTGCAAACATATATATCACGCAGATTGTATCGTGCCATGGTTAGAACAACGCAGTTCTTGCCCTGTTTGTCGCCAAGAGCTAAATGGTCAAAACTCGAGCTCGTGTAATAGAAGCAGGGGCCAGGGGTCTAGCAGCAGCGATGGCAGAAGTGGCAATCGAGGAAGGGGAAGACGTTGGTCTTTCTTATGGCCATTTGGTTCGTCACGTTCCAATTCGCACCAAAATGAAACTGCAGAACCAAGTTCAGTTCCATACCATCAAGATGACAACCATACAGGGTACCCCCATTGGCCTTTCGAATATTGA
- the LOC140873214 gene encoding nascent polypeptide-associated complex subunit alpha-like protein 1 produces the protein MTQSQEELLAAHLEQHKIEDEGPLIEDDDDDEEDDEGDEDDVEGQEDAGGKSKQSRSEKKSRKAMLKLGMKCIPGVSRVTVKKSKNILFVISKPDVFKSPNSDTYVIFGEAKIEDLSSQLQTQAAEQFKAPNVSNVIPKIEPTTAHHDDEDVDETGVEPKDVELVMTQAGVSRARAVKSLKDADGDIVSAIMELTN, from the exons ATGACTCAGTCTCAAGAGGAATTGTTGGCTGCCCATCTTGAGCAGCATAAGATTGAA GATGAGGGGCCTTTGAtcgaggatgatgatgatgacgaggaAGATGATGAAGGGGATGAAGATGATGTAGAAG GACAAGAAGATGCTGGTGGTAAGTCGAAGCAGAGCCGTAGTGAGAAGAAGAGCCGCAAGGCAATGCTAAAGCTGGGAATGAAGTGTATTCCTGGTGTTAGCCGAGTCACTGTTAAGAAGAGCAAGAAT ATCTTATTTGTCATCTCAAAGCCAGATGttttcaaaagcccaaattcagATACATATGTAATCTTTGGCGAGGCTAAAATCGAGGATTTAAGTTCACAGTTGCAGACTCAAGCTGCAGAGCAGTTCAAGGCTCCTAATGTCAGCAATGTTATACCGAAGATTGAGCCAACAACTGCACATCATGATGACGAGGATGTAGATGAAACTGGAGTTGAACCGAAGGATGTAGAGCTCGTGATGACTCAAGCTGGGGTTTCTAGAGCCAGAGCAGTCAAATCTCTGAAGGATGCAGATGGAGATATCGTCTCGGCCATTATGGAACTCACAAACTAG
- the LOC140873191 gene encoding putative methyltransferase At1g22800, mitochondrial isoform X1 gives MRAVGELCRRIPSRYVRGSSRFYCTEQGSRVKIFDRDLKRKQRDRAAWLMRPNDSLLDAVAENLLDRLDDCKRTFPTTLCMGGSLEAITRLLPGCGGIKKLIMMDTSHDMVKLCKKSEQELSNKNIETSFIVADEEFLPMKEGSLDLVISSLGLHWTNDLPGAMIQSRLALKPDGLFLAAILGGETLRELRIACTISQMEREGGISPRLSPLAQVRDAGNLLTRAGFTLPGVDVDEYTVRYNSALELIEHLRSMGETNALLQRSKILKRETALAVAAVYESMFAADDGTVPATFQVIYMTGWREHTSQQKPKRRGSATISFGDIQKQFGGQS, from the exons ATGAGAGCTGTCGGCGAGCTTTGCCGGAGAATCCCGAGCAGATATGTAAGAGGAAGCAGTAGATTCTACTGTACGGAACAAGGTTCCAGAGTTAAAATCTTTGACCGTGATCTCAAGCGCAAACAA AGGGATAGGGCTGCGTGGTTGATGCGTCCGAACGATTCTTTGCTGGATGCTGTAGCCGAAAATCTACTGGATCGTTTAGAT GATTGTAAAAGGACATTTCCCACAACATTATGTATGGGGGGTTCCTTGGAAGCAATTACGCGGCTGTTGCCTGGGTGTG GTGGTATCAAAAAGCTAATAATGATGGATACTTCACATGACATGGTGAAATTGTGTAAAAAGAGTGAACAAGAATTGTCAAACAAAAATATTGAGACCTCATTCATTGTTGCTGATGAAGAGTTTTTGCCAATGAAGGAAGG TTCTCTGGACCTGGTTATCAGTAGCTTGGGACTTCATTGGACAAATGATCTTCCTGGAGCAATGATTCAG AGTAGATTGGCACTAAAGCCCGATGGCCTATTTCTGGCTGCCATTCTTGGCGGGGAAACTCTGAG GGAGTTGAGAATAGCATGCACTATTTCACAAATGGAACGCGAGGGAGGCATTAGTCCACGGTTATCGCCTCTGGCACAA GTGCGTGATGCTGGGAATCTTTTGACCAGGGCTGGCTTTACTCTTCCTGGTGTTGATGTTGATGAATACACTGTGAGATATAACAGTG CTCTGGAGTTGATAGAGCATCTTCGTTCTATGGGTGAAACCAATGCTTTATTACAAAGAAGCAAA ATATTGAAGAGAGAAACGGCCCTGGCAGTGGCAGCTGTGTATGAGTCAATGTTTGCTGCCGACGATGGTACTGTTCCGGCAACATTCCAG GTGATATACATGACAGGGTGGAGGGAACACACTTCCCAACAGAAACCAAAGAGGAGAGGATCCGCCACCATATCCTTCGGCGACATCCAAAAGCAATTCGGTGGACAGAGTTAG